The proteins below are encoded in one region of Paenibacillus albus:
- a CDS encoding LysM peptidoglycan-binding domain-containing protein: MPSQSNGLRFDIYERVHLPDEVAAIDELEEIELVPRIGIVQQDEQVLLKGHLLLTGVYRAQDEPLAEQSLEHWIPVEITLPMNRIHRLDDISVEIDNFDVDLLSTRTLNITGVLSLKGIELGHSSPQEEWPREEPFTVVHKRDPIDVPNYEALFEQQTGYEEPQAIRNEGWETAGSTPSYNDAYIRDAAAQAQAAQAALEQEEIARIAAIEWQNQQEAEAREAEAREAEAALQAAEPEVSDEAIEAAIAGPPAENPFIADAAEREARSRQQAANSADAPAAQQFGDISALEAESARKLKVAVGGKPAEEEAEAAQPNVGFRSLLQSSRREQEARAAAEQSAEQAAKEARKSSGDDIEWKNLFFSRSGEDQSFRKLRICIVQREETLDVIAGRYQLQPREIALYNRLADQSVSEGQVLYIP, translated from the coding sequence GTGCCCAGTCAGTCAAACGGTTTACGATTTGACATTTATGAACGGGTTCATTTGCCTGATGAAGTAGCGGCGATCGACGAGCTGGAAGAAATCGAGCTTGTCCCCCGTATCGGAATCGTTCAGCAAGACGAGCAGGTGTTGTTAAAAGGACATTTGCTCCTGACCGGCGTGTACCGCGCTCAGGATGAGCCTTTAGCTGAACAATCATTGGAACACTGGATTCCTGTCGAAATTACGCTTCCTATGAATCGCATCCACCGGCTCGATGACATCTCCGTAGAGATTGATAACTTCGATGTTGATCTGCTGTCAACGCGAACGCTCAATATTACGGGTGTGCTGTCCCTGAAAGGAATTGAGCTCGGCCATTCAAGCCCGCAGGAAGAATGGCCGCGGGAAGAGCCTTTCACGGTCGTGCACAAAAGGGATCCGATAGACGTGCCGAATTACGAAGCGTTGTTCGAGCAGCAAACAGGTTATGAAGAGCCGCAGGCTATTCGTAACGAAGGTTGGGAGACGGCGGGCAGCACGCCATCCTACAACGATGCGTATATTCGTGATGCGGCAGCCCAAGCGCAAGCAGCGCAGGCGGCTCTCGAGCAAGAGGAAATCGCTCGCATTGCAGCAATCGAGTGGCAGAATCAGCAGGAAGCGGAGGCTCGAGAAGCTGAAGCTCGTGAGGCGGAGGCAGCGCTTCAGGCTGCAGAGCCGGAAGTGTCGGATGAAGCGATCGAGGCGGCCATAGCCGGACCTCCTGCGGAGAATCCGTTTATAGCGGATGCTGCAGAACGCGAGGCTAGAAGTCGTCAGCAGGCTGCAAATAGCGCAGATGCGCCGGCTGCACAGCAATTTGGCGATATTTCGGCATTAGAAGCCGAATCAGCGCGCAAATTGAAGGTCGCAGTCGGGGGCAAGCCAGCCGAGGAAGAGGCGGAGGCTGCTCAGCCTAATGTCGGCTTCCGGTCGCTGCTGCAATCAAGCCGCAGGGAACAGGAAGCAAGGGCGGCAGCGGAGCAATCGGCCGAACAGGCTGCGAAGGAAGCTCGCAAATCAAGCGGGGATGACATCGAATGGAAGAACCTGTTCTTCAGCCGTTCCGGCGAGGATCAATCCTTCCGTAAACTCCGCATCTGCATCGTTCAGCGAGAAGAGACGCTCGACGTCATCGCAGGCCGTTATCAGCTGCAGCCACGCGAGATTGCGCTCTATAATCGGCTGGCAGATCAGAGCGTCAGTGAAGGCCAAGTATTGTACATTCCATAA
- a CDS encoding RluA family pseudouridine synthase: MIDSNMLNYERSGEWLCLSVNALTSHAAHAGVRQIEAGSHPHHVRQWLLALGLFPERYLNRLFSVGGIQMDGETIRLRTFIPADPAKDAVYRMALQQREEVQAETKATRSSKVRAQILHQDDWCLVMDKPAGMPVHPNALGQRGTLDEAATLAGIEQGDHQLPKHIHRLDDDTAGPVLYARNELAQLHLDEAMREKSIGRQYVAIVQGVLRGRNGTVDAPIGKDRHHRARRRVTPSGDHAVTHYEVITSYRRATLVRLWLETGRTHQIRVHMSHLGHPLVGDTLYGGSDAILHHQALRGEQLTFTHPWSGKEMTVHADEPEWFREVRERYASL, translated from the coding sequence GTGATTGATTCTAATATGTTAAATTATGAACGAAGCGGGGAGTGGCTGTGCTTGTCGGTGAATGCGCTGACGAGCCATGCCGCCCATGCCGGAGTTCGGCAGATAGAGGCCGGGAGTCATCCGCACCATGTGCGGCAATGGCTGCTGGCCCTTGGTTTGTTTCCGGAGCGTTACTTAAACCGGCTCTTCTCCGTTGGCGGTATCCAAATGGACGGAGAAACGATCCGGCTTCGCACCTTTATTCCCGCTGATCCGGCGAAGGATGCCGTTTATCGGATGGCGCTGCAGCAGCGCGAGGAAGTTCAGGCCGAGACCAAGGCTACAAGGTCGTCCAAAGTGCGCGCACAGATACTTCATCAAGACGACTGGTGCCTTGTCATGGACAAGCCAGCAGGCATGCCGGTTCATCCGAATGCACTTGGTCAGCGTGGAACACTTGATGAGGCAGCGACACTCGCAGGAATCGAGCAAGGAGACCACCAGCTTCCGAAGCATATCCACCGGCTGGACGATGATACGGCCGGACCTGTGCTTTATGCGCGCAATGAGCTTGCGCAGCTGCACCTGGACGAGGCTATGCGGGAGAAGTCGATCGGCAGGCAGTACGTCGCCATTGTTCAAGGTGTGCTGCGGGGGCGCAATGGTACAGTTGATGCTCCAATAGGCAAAGACCGCCATCATCGCGCTCGCAGACGCGTGACCCCATCCGGGGATCACGCTGTCACTCACTACGAAGTTATTACCTCATATCGCCGCGCTACGCTTGTTCGCTTATGGCTTGAGACCGGAAGAACGCATCAAATCCGTGTCCATATGAGCCATCTCGGCCATCCGCTCGTTGGCGATACGCTTTATGGAGGCAGCGACGCCATTCTTCACCACCAGGCTCTGCGTGGTGAGCAATTGACGTTCACCCATCCGTGGAGCGGGAAAGAGATGACGGTGCACGCGGATGAGCCAGAATGGTTCCGAGAAGTGCGCGAACGCTACGCATCACTGTGA
- the hemL gene encoding glutamate-1-semialdehyde 2,1-aminomutase, translating to MNVNNQKRSDERSKAAFAKAKTVIPGGVNSPVRAFKSVGLTPVYMERGEGYRVYDIDGNSYIDYVGSWGPLIMGHAHPEVIEAIKKTAEKGTSFGAPTELETLMAELVCDRVPSVEVVRMVNSGTEATMSALRLARGYTKRSKILKFEGSYHGHADSLLIKAGSGVATLGLPDSPGVPESVASHTITVPYNDLNSIKLAFEQYGEQIACIIVEPIAGNMGVVPPLPGFLQGLRDITTQYGSLLIFDEVMTGFRVHYNCAQGLYGVTPDLTCLGKVIGGGLPVGAYGGKREIMEMMAPSGPIYQAGTLSGNPLAMAAGYTTLSLLTPQTYEQLERMSVRLQRGFEANASKHGVPATINRVGSMVCPFFTEKHVINYDTAKTADLERFKAYFASMLDLGVSIAPSQFEGMFVSGVHDEAAIDATIEAHDEALRRL from the coding sequence ATGAATGTTAACAATCAGAAAAGGTCGGATGAACGCTCCAAAGCTGCTTTCGCCAAAGCGAAGACGGTCATTCCCGGCGGCGTTAACTCACCGGTTCGCGCTTTCAAATCTGTTGGATTAACACCGGTATATATGGAGCGCGGCGAAGGCTACCGCGTCTACGACATCGATGGCAACAGCTACATCGACTATGTTGGTTCGTGGGGACCGCTTATTATGGGTCATGCTCATCCAGAGGTTATTGAAGCGATCAAGAAGACTGCGGAGAAGGGGACAAGCTTTGGCGCTCCGACGGAGCTTGAGACTCTGATGGCTGAGCTCGTCTGCGATCGGGTGCCATCGGTTGAAGTCGTCCGTATGGTGAACTCCGGCACGGAAGCGACGATGAGCGCGCTGCGCCTTGCGCGCGGCTATACGAAGCGCAGCAAGATTTTGAAGTTCGAAGGCTCGTACCACGGTCATGCGGACAGCCTGCTCATTAAGGCAGGATCAGGCGTTGCAACGCTTGGATTGCCTGACAGCCCAGGTGTTCCTGAGAGCGTTGCATCCCACACCATTACGGTTCCTTATAACGATCTGAATTCCATCAAGCTGGCATTCGAGCAGTACGGCGAACAGATCGCTTGCATTATCGTTGAGCCGATTGCCGGCAACATGGGTGTCGTTCCGCCGCTTCCTGGCTTCTTGCAAGGGCTGCGCGACATTACGACGCAATACGGCAGCTTGCTCATCTTCGACGAAGTTATGACAGGCTTCCGCGTGCATTACAACTGTGCGCAAGGCTTGTACGGCGTAACGCCGGATCTGACCTGCCTAGGCAAAGTCATCGGTGGCGGTCTGCCAGTCGGAGCATACGGCGGCAAACGCGAGATTATGGAGATGATGGCGCCTAGCGGCCCAATCTATCAAGCGGGAACGCTGTCCGGCAACCCACTTGCGATGGCTGCTGGCTATACAACGCTTAGCTTGCTTACACCGCAAACGTACGAGCAGCTTGAGCGGATGAGCGTTCGCTTGCAGCGCGGCTTCGAGGCGAATGCTTCGAAACACGGCGTGCCAGCAACGATTAACCGTGTAGGCTCCATGGTTTGCCCGTTCTTCACCGAGAAGCATGTCATCAACTACGATACGGCGAAGACAGCGGATCTGGAGCGTTTCAAAGCGTACTTTGCTTCGATGCTCGACTTGGGCGTGAGCATTGCACCGTCCCAGTTCGAAGGCATGTTCGTCTCTGGCGTACATGATGAAGCGGCAATTGATGCAACGATTGAAGCACATGATGAGGCGCTTCGTCGTCTCTAA
- a CDS encoding Crp/Fnr family transcriptional regulator, producing MIELLKNVQLFESLNDEQLHHIYSIANKQSFSPGTVLFQENDHGSAFYILLKGSVKIYTRSTSGEEKVLSLIQAGESFGELSLLDGRPRSASAQTLESTTLLVIAGKAFNDLLRDQFEITRQIMAELCRRLRDTNQHVYDLTFVDSRTRVLKNVILLANRHGSRSGNIITIKVALNFNELAQMAGVTKQALSQVLRDLEDRSILKFGLNEYKLDLARLNG from the coding sequence TTGATCGAACTACTGAAGAACGTACAGCTATTTGAAAGCTTGAACGACGAACAGCTCCATCATATTTACTCGATCGCGAACAAACAATCGTTTTCACCGGGAACCGTGCTGTTTCAAGAAAACGATCACGGTTCAGCTTTCTATATCCTGTTAAAAGGTTCTGTGAAAATTTATACGCGCAGCACATCGGGCGAAGAAAAGGTGCTGTCGCTCATCCAAGCCGGCGAGAGCTTCGGCGAATTGTCGCTGCTCGACGGCAGGCCGCGTTCGGCTTCCGCACAGACGCTTGAATCGACGACATTGCTTGTCATCGCAGGCAAAGCATTCAACGACCTGCTCCGCGATCAATTTGAAATTACTCGCCAAATCATGGCTGAGCTCTGCCGCAGACTGCGCGACACGAACCAGCATGTATACGATCTGACCTTCGTTGATTCCCGCACCCGCGTGCTTAAGAACGTCATCCTGCTTGCAAATCGCCACGGCTCGCGTTCAGGCAACATCATCACAATTAAAGTTGCGCTCAACTTCAACGAGCTCGCCCAGATGGCTGGCGTAACGAAGCAAGCGTTATCTCAGGTGCTACGCGATCTCGAGGACCGCAGCATCCTCAAATTCGGCTTAAATGAATATAAGCTCGACCTTGCCCGCCTGAACGGCTAG
- the hemB gene encoding porphobilinogen synthase: MAFPITRNRRLRGSAGLRSLVRETQLTVDDLIYPLFVTVGTGIKEEIPSMPGVYHLSMDLLKQEIDLVVASGVKAILLFGVPATKDAVGTSAYDHNGIVQEATRAIKEWAPQLLVVADTCLCQFTDHGHCGMIHHDERTGRAEVDNDSSLELLVKTAVSQAEAGADIIAPSNMMDGFVGAIREGLDAAGFESVPIMSYSVKYASAFYGPFRDAAHSAPQFGDRKTYQMDPANGREALREAEADVIEGADMLMVKPALAYLDVVRMLKETFDLPVVAYNVSAEYSMVKAAAANGWIDERAIVLETLTGMKRAGADIIITYHALDAARWLRGE, translated from the coding sequence ATGGCATTTCCAATTACGAGAAACCGCAGACTGCGCGGAAGCGCTGGACTTCGCAGCTTGGTGCGCGAAACACAACTAACGGTGGATGATTTGATTTATCCGTTGTTCGTTACAGTTGGCACAGGAATCAAAGAAGAAATTCCTTCAATGCCAGGCGTATATCATCTGTCGATGGACCTGCTGAAGCAAGAGATCGATCTTGTTGTCGCGAGCGGCGTAAAAGCAATTCTGCTGTTCGGTGTTCCTGCTACAAAAGACGCAGTCGGCACATCGGCATACGATCATAACGGTATCGTGCAGGAGGCGACACGTGCTATCAAAGAATGGGCGCCACAGCTGCTCGTCGTTGCGGATACTTGCCTCTGCCAATTCACCGATCACGGCCATTGCGGCATGATTCACCATGACGAGCGTACAGGACGCGCAGAAGTTGACAACGATTCTTCGCTTGAGCTGCTCGTGAAGACGGCTGTTTCGCAAGCCGAAGCCGGAGCAGACATTATCGCCCCATCCAACATGATGGATGGCTTCGTTGGCGCAATCCGTGAAGGTCTGGATGCCGCAGGCTTCGAGTCTGTGCCGATTATGTCCTACTCGGTCAAATATGCATCGGCCTTCTACGGTCCTTTCCGTGATGCAGCTCACTCTGCACCACAGTTCGGCGACCGTAAGACATACCAGATGGACCCGGCTAACGGACGCGAAGCGCTGCGTGAAGCGGAAGCGGACGTCATCGAAGGCGCGGACATGCTGATGGTGAAGCCGGCGCTTGCTTATCTCGATGTAGTGCGCATGCTGAAGGAAACTTTTGACTTGCCGGTTGTTGCTTACAATGTGAGCGCGGAATATTCGATGGTAAAAGCAGCAGCGGCTAACGGCTGGATCGATGAGCGCGCGATTGTGCTGGAGACGCTCACGGGGATGAAACGCGCGGGTGCGGATATCATTATTACGTATCATGCGCTTGATGCGGCACGCTGGCTGCGCGGCGAATAA
- the cobA gene encoding uroporphyrinogen-III C-methyltransferase: MLQRSGKGKVYLVGAGPGDPKLITIRGKECIAACDVVVYDRLASPRLLKYLKPGAEKIYVGKLPDRHTMKQEEINQLLVDLALQGKIVTRLKGGDPTVFGRVGEEAELLYQNDVEYEIVPGITSAIAVPAYAGIPVTHRDLASSFSIITGHESPDKLDHSIHWDKVTLATGTLVFLMGVAKIGYIAEQLIKHGKPADTPVALIRWGTRVEQRTVTGTLETIEAIVEAAGFKPPAVIVVGDVVRQRERLMWYERKPLFGTRVLVTRARAQSSDLVEQIEELGGEPCEFPVIETREPTEAAAVAELTAALQAAEQYEWLMFTSVNGVDYFFSWLSKLRIDIRRFHRARIAAVGPKTAEALEKRGMLVDVLPVKFQAEDLLDSLNEHLIEGQRVLLPRGDLAREVMPRELKARGLVPVEIDVYETVLAEEQDEETLELLQKGKVDVVTFASSSTVTNLLEVLRRMGVEQPAQLLQGVDIACIGPVTAQTAAEAGLKVTIQPEEATIDGLIDAIAMNRKLKGAY, translated from the coding sequence ATGCTACAGAGAAGCGGCAAGGGGAAGGTCTATCTCGTAGGAGCGGGTCCAGGCGATCCAAAGCTCATCACGATTCGGGGGAAAGAATGCATAGCTGCTTGTGATGTTGTTGTCTATGACCGTCTCGCAAGTCCACGTTTGTTGAAGTATCTAAAGCCGGGCGCGGAGAAGATTTACGTAGGTAAGCTCCCGGATCGTCATACGATGAAGCAGGAAGAGATTAACCAATTGCTAGTCGATCTTGCCTTGCAAGGGAAGATCGTCACTCGTCTGAAGGGCGGCGATCCAACTGTATTCGGTCGCGTTGGCGAAGAGGCTGAGCTGCTGTATCAGAATGACGTTGAATATGAAATCGTCCCAGGCATCACATCCGCGATCGCCGTACCTGCTTATGCGGGTATCCCGGTCACGCATCGCGATTTGGCTTCATCCTTCTCCATCATTACTGGGCATGAAAGCCCGGACAAGCTTGATCATTCCATTCATTGGGATAAAGTAACGCTTGCGACGGGCACGCTTGTATTCCTGATGGGCGTTGCGAAGATCGGCTACATCGCCGAGCAGCTCATCAAGCACGGCAAGCCTGCGGATACGCCTGTTGCTCTCATCCGCTGGGGCACGCGCGTAGAACAGCGGACCGTCACCGGTACGCTTGAAACGATTGAAGCGATCGTGGAAGCGGCGGGCTTCAAACCGCCGGCGGTCATCGTCGTCGGCGACGTTGTGCGTCAGCGCGAGAGGCTCATGTGGTATGAGCGCAAGCCGTTATTCGGCACTCGCGTGCTAGTAACGCGCGCGCGCGCACAGAGCAGCGACCTTGTCGAACAGATTGAGGAGCTTGGCGGCGAGCCATGCGAATTCCCTGTTATTGAGACAAGGGAGCCAACAGAAGCGGCTGCAGTGGCAGAACTTACGGCTGCTCTGCAAGCGGCGGAGCAATACGAGTGGCTCATGTTCACGAGCGTCAACGGCGTCGATTATTTCTTCAGCTGGTTGAGCAAGCTGCGTATTGATATTCGCCGCTTTCACCGTGCGCGTATTGCCGCGGTTGGCCCGAAGACGGCAGAAGCGCTGGAGAAGCGCGGCATGCTGGTTGATGTGCTGCCTGTTAAGTTCCAGGCAGAGGATCTGCTTGATAGCTTGAACGAGCATCTCATAGAAGGCCAGCGCGTGCTGCTGCCTAGAGGCGATCTCGCTCGTGAAGTGATGCCGCGAGAGCTGAAAGCAAGAGGGCTGGTTCCTGTTGAGATCGACGTGTACGAGACGGTGCTTGCGGAAGAGCAAGACGAAGAGACGCTAGAGCTGCTGCAGAAAGGCAAAGTGGACGTTGTTACGTTCGCAAGCTCATCGACCGTTACGAATTTACTCGAAGTGCTGCGGCGTATGGGCGTAGAACAGCCTGCCCAGCTGCTGCAAGGCGTAGATATAGCATGTATTGGCCCAGTGACGGCGCAAACCGCAGCTGAGGCGGGACTTAAAGTTACAATTCAGCCTGAAGAGGCTACGATAGACGGACTTATTGATGCGATAGCAATGAATCGCAAGCTGAAGGGAGCATACTAA
- the hemC gene encoding hydroxymethylbilane synthase has translation MPYIVDGRRVIVVGTRQSALALTQTGQVIDQLKAICAENGLPYDFEIRKIVTKGDRILDVTLSKVGGKGLFVKEIEQALFDQEIDLAVHSMKDMPYELPEGLMNGAVPKRVDPRDCLISAGDLSLEQLPQGAKVGTSSLRRSSQLKNARPDLQIESIRGNIDSRIKKLETEGFDAIVLAAAGLHRMSWDGKISAYLAEQLCVPAVGQGALGIECREADAEVRELLALLNDPITALAVSAERSFLGALNGGCQIPIGAHATIVGEAEDGSALLELTGIVGSADGSVLLKETLQGNDPVALGLEAAALLKARGADRILAEVRG, from the coding sequence ATGCCTTATATCGTAGATGGACGTCGAGTAATCGTTGTAGGAACACGTCAGAGCGCGCTTGCTTTGACGCAAACGGGCCAAGTCATTGATCAGCTGAAAGCGATCTGTGCAGAGAATGGGCTTCCGTATGATTTTGAAATTCGCAAGATTGTGACGAAGGGTGATCGTATTCTTGATGTAACCCTGTCCAAAGTTGGCGGTAAAGGGCTCTTCGTAAAAGAAATCGAGCAGGCGCTGTTCGATCAAGAAATCGATCTTGCCGTTCACAGCATGAAGGACATGCCTTACGAGCTGCCGGAGGGTCTTATGAATGGAGCCGTTCCGAAAAGGGTCGATCCGCGTGATTGCCTTATTTCGGCCGGTGACTTGTCACTCGAGCAGCTGCCGCAAGGCGCGAAGGTGGGCACGAGCAGTCTGCGCCGTTCCAGCCAATTGAAGAATGCGCGTCCTGACTTGCAGATCGAATCGATTCGCGGCAATATTGATTCCCGTATTAAGAAGCTGGAGACAGAGGGCTTCGATGCCATTGTACTTGCTGCTGCGGGCCTGCACCGAATGAGCTGGGATGGCAAAATTTCCGCATATCTCGCGGAACAACTCTGCGTTCCGGCGGTGGGTCAAGGCGCACTTGGCATCGAGTGCCGCGAAGCTGACGCTGAAGTGCGCGAGCTGCTCGCGCTCTTGAACGATCCCATTACCGCGCTTGCCGTGTCGGCTGAGCGCAGCTTCCTAGGCGCGCTTAACGGCGGCTGCCAAATCCCGATTGGCGCTCATGCGACAATCGTTGGAGAAGCGGAAGATGGCTCCGCGCTGCTGGAATTGACGGGTATCGTCGGTTCTGCTGACGGCAGCGTTCTGTTGAAAGAAACTTTGCAAGGCAATGATCCGGTTGCGCTCGGCTTGGAAGCTGCAGCGCTGCTTAAAGCTAGAGGAGCAGATCGTATATTAGCAGAAGTTAGGGGATGA
- a CDS encoding precorrin-2 dehydrogenase/sirohydrochlorin ferrochelatase family protein, protein MTDYYSMMVKLQGRRCVVVGGGAVAERKVRGLIDGGADEIIVIAPHITEELKALANSGCIGLVQREYIEQDLHEAFLLFAATDSREVNGRIAAYGESRGALVNVADVGESGHFITPAVIRRGELLIAVTTGGASPALTSLLKKQLAGHYGAGYKDLVERLRLLREHVQVEMSDQRVRTILLRQAAEELAAPGAEYDRNETINDWMKRLQQAAERRQ, encoded by the coding sequence ATGACAGACTATTATTCGATGATGGTGAAACTTCAAGGCCGGCGCTGTGTCGTCGTAGGCGGCGGAGCGGTTGCAGAGCGTAAGGTTCGCGGCCTGATAGACGGCGGAGCTGACGAGATTATCGTCATCGCGCCACATATAACTGAAGAGCTAAAGGCGCTCGCGAATAGCGGGTGTATCGGCCTTGTGCAACGGGAATACATAGAACAGGACCTGCACGAGGCTTTTCTTCTATTCGCAGCGACCGACTCGCGGGAAGTGAATGGGAGAATTGCAGCTTACGGCGAGAGCCGCGGAGCGCTCGTCAATGTCGCGGATGTTGGCGAATCCGGTCATTTCATTACGCCGGCTGTAATCAGACGAGGCGAGCTGCTGATCGCAGTGACGACTGGAGGCGCCAGTCCGGCGTTAACAAGCCTGTTGAAGAAGCAGCTGGCAGGGCATTACGGCGCTGGCTATAAGGATCTTGTGGAGCGGCTGAGGCTGCTGCGCGAGCATGTGCAGGTCGAAATGTCAGATCAAAGAGTAAGAACGATCCTATTACGCCAAGCTGCGGAAGAGCTTGCTGCCCCCGGGGCGGAGTACGATCGGAATGAAACGATAAATGATTGGATGAAGAGGCTGCAGCAGGCAGCCGAGAGGAGACAATAA
- a CDS encoding cytochrome C assembly family protein, whose product MVTQNWFYDGILYVYALSLLFYFSDFANRNRQAKQLGTGLLIFVWVLQTGFIIHRIISHLDMTFMSLFEYLLLFSWLLITVSLVMSRFFRMELIVFFVNVIGFAVLTINLFGIGTGASMERWELAHDLLVLHVILMILAYTAFTLSAIFSGMYLFLFRRLKGKQWTKQMQRMPSLDGADRLMFRVSLIGTPLLMLSLAIAVASILVEGRYGLLLDLKVLTSFAALALYIWNVMKHQWFDGAGRKFARFNLISYAVLLLNVFMNEASNFHSWS is encoded by the coding sequence ATGGTTACTCAAAACTGGTTTTATGATGGAATCCTGTACGTCTATGCCCTGAGCCTTCTGTTTTACTTCTCCGATTTCGCCAACCGAAATCGGCAAGCGAAACAATTGGGAACAGGGCTGCTTATTTTCGTCTGGGTGCTGCAGACTGGCTTCATTATTCATCGGATCATATCGCACCTGGACATGACCTTTATGTCATTGTTTGAATATTTGCTCCTCTTCTCATGGCTGCTTATCACGGTTTCTTTAGTGATGAGCCGTTTTTTTCGAATGGAGCTTATCGTCTTCTTCGTCAATGTCATCGGATTTGCCGTCTTGACGATCAATTTATTCGGCATTGGCACCGGCGCCTCCATGGAGAGGTGGGAGCTGGCGCATGACTTGCTTGTGCTTCATGTGATTCTGATGATTCTAGCGTATACGGCGTTTACGCTGAGCGCGATTTTCTCGGGCATGTACCTATTCTTGTTCAGAAGGCTGAAGGGGAAGCAATGGACGAAGCAAATGCAGCGAATGCCGAGCCTTGACGGTGCAGATCGGCTCATGTTCAGAGTATCTCTCATAGGTACGCCGCTGCTCATGCTGTCGCTCGCGATTGCGGTAGCATCCATCTTAGTTGAAGGCCGTTACGGCTTGCTTCTAGACCTTAAGGTGCTGACATCATTCGCAGCGCTTGCGCTCTACATCTGGAATGTAATGAAGCATCAATGGTTCGATGGCGCCGGCCGGAAGTTCGCCAGATTCAATCTGATTAGCTACGCTGTTCTGCTGCTGAATGTATTCATGAACGAGGCTTCAAATTTTCACAGCTGGTCATAA
- the hemA gene encoding glutamyl-tRNA reductase has translation MHIIVVGLNYRTAPVEVRERFTFSERDLPDALKQLKQTKSIMECVIVATCNRTELYAVVDRPTLCGHYIRSFMEKWFNTPRQGFTSDLYMYEDEKAIDHLFRVTCGLDSMVIGETQILGQIKSAFALAQEYKTTGTLFNSIFKQAVTLAKKAHSDTAIGEAAVSVSYAAVELGKRIFGQFGGKTIMIVGAGKMSELTAKHLYANGASRVFVVNRTYDRAVQLADKFNGTPLSMTDAIARLHETDIVISSTGSDGYVIMREQVAKAMHKRKSRPLFMIDIAVPRDLDPAIASVDNVFLYDIDDLEGIVESNMEQRRVEAAKIEVFIQEELEAYRTWYKTLGVAPLIRALQMKAADIHSETMDSLANKLPDLGERELKIIHKLTKSIVNQMMHDPILRIKEMAGEKKADEAMDMFVKLFALEDTLEQTENKAMQQKAAVQSEIKSAAKDMLPSLGAIAAITR, from the coding sequence ATGCACATTATCGTTGTCGGGCTGAATTATCGGACAGCTCCTGTTGAAGTCAGGGAACGCTTTACATTCTCCGAGCGAGATTTGCCAGATGCTTTGAAGCAGCTGAAACAAACGAAGAGCATTATGGAATGTGTCATCGTAGCGACCTGTAACCGGACAGAGCTGTATGCTGTTGTTGATCGTCCAACGCTTTGCGGCCATTACATTCGCAGCTTCATGGAGAAATGGTTTAATACGCCGAGACAAGGGTTTACCTCGGATTTATATATGTATGAAGATGAGAAAGCGATCGATCATCTGTTCCGCGTTACTTGCGGTCTTGATTCCATGGTCATTGGCGAGACGCAAATTTTAGGTCAAATTAAGAGCGCGTTTGCGCTTGCGCAAGAATACAAGACAACAGGCACACTGTTCAATTCGATCTTCAAGCAAGCTGTTACGCTTGCGAAGAAGGCACACTCCGATACAGCTATCGGCGAAGCTGCCGTCTCTGTCAGCTATGCAGCTGTTGAGCTTGGCAAACGGATCTTCGGCCAATTTGGCGGGAAGACGATTATGATTGTCGGAGCCGGCAAAATGAGCGAGCTTACTGCGAAGCATCTGTATGCGAACGGTGCAAGCCGCGTATTTGTTGTAAATCGGACCTACGATCGTGCCGTGCAGCTTGCTGATAAGTTTAACGGAACACCGCTCTCGATGACAGACGCAATTGCGCGTTTGCACGAAACGGATATCGTGATTAGCTCAACGGGTTCTGATGGTTATGTCATTATGCGTGAACAAGTGGCGAAAGCGATGCATAAGCGCAAGTCACGTCCATTGTTCATGATTGACATTGCGGTACCGCGTGACCTTGATCCGGCAATTGCATCGGTCGATAACGTATTCTTGTATGATATCGACGATCTCGAAGGAATCGTAGAGAGCAATATGGAACAGCGCCGCGTCGAGGCTGCTAAGATCGAAGTATTTATCCAAGAGGAGCTTGAAGCTTATCGCACTTGGTACAAGACGCTTGGCGTCGCACCGCTTATTCGAGCGCTGCAGATGAAAGCTGCAGATATCCACTCGGAGACGATGGATAGCCTGGCGAACAAGCTGCCTGACCTTGGCGAGCGAGAGCTCAAAATCATTCATAAGTTAACCAAGAGCATTGTGAATCAAATGATGCATGATCCGATCCTTCGCATTAAAGAGATGGCTGGCGAGAAGAAGGCCGATGAAGCGATGGACATGTTCGTGAAATTATTCGCACTTGAAGATACGCTAGAACAAACCGAGAACAAAGCGATGCAGCAGAAGGCTGCGGTGCAAAGCGAAATTAAATCTGCTGCGAAAGATATGCTGCCTTCGCTTGGCGCAATTGCGGCGATTACAAGGTAA